The window GAATACTAGTTTGAGTTGCCTATTCGCCTAATGTTGTGTAGGTGAATTATGCAGTTAGATGTTGCAAGATCTAGAATACTTGAATGTTTTTGGAGGAGTGGAGCCTTAGTGTTGAAAAACTAGAGTCCATAGAACAAGAGAGTTAGGGTTCTTGGACTCTGTTCTATATCTTACACCAGTTATCTAATGTTCTAGCCGAGTGTCTCTGTTTGATATCTTACATGATAACCTGTTTTGTGTTGAAAGGTATGTCGCGGTTGGAAATGAACCTTTCTTGGAGACCTACAATGGAAGTTTTCTCCAAACTACATTTCCAGCCCTCCAAAACATCCAAAGTGCTCTCATGAAAGCCGGTGTGGGCAGCCAGGTTAAAGTCACTGTCCCTCTCAATGCCGACGTTTACGGATCGCCTAGCGGTCGGCCATCCGACGGAGATTTCCGGTCTGATATCCATGATCTCATGCTCGCCATCATCAAGTTACTCAGTGACAATGCAGGCCCCTTTACTGTGAACATCTACCCTTTCATCAGTCTCTACAGGGATCCAAACTTCCCGATTGATTATGCTTTCTTCGATGGAAATTCTTCGCCGGTGGTCGATGGCACGATTAGCTACACCAACATGTTCGATGCCAATCACGACACTCTAATTTGGGCCCTGAAAAAGAACGGTTACGGCAATCTACCGGTCGTCGTCGGAGAGATTGGCTGGCCGACGGACGGGGACATGAACGCGAACCCTCAGAATGCTCAGCGATTCAATCAGGGATTCATGAATCATATCTCCATGGGACAGGGCACGCCGATGAGGCCAGGGCCGATCGATGCGTACCTCTTCAGTTTGGTGGACGAAGACGAAAAGAGCATCCAACCGGGAAATTTTGAAAGGCACTGGGGTGTTTTCACTTATGATGGACTGCCAAAGTACCAACTGAATCTCGGCACGACCAAGACCGGATCCCTGATTCAGGCACAAAACATCCAGTATCTAGACAAGAAATGGTGCATCCTCAAGCCGGCCGTGGCGCCTGATGATTCCAGGATAGCTCCGAGCATCAGCTATGCTTGCTCACAGGCAGACTGCACAGCCCTCGGCTACAAGACCTCTTGTGGGGATCTGGACGAGCAAGGCAACATTTCGTATGCATTCAATAACTACTATCAGAAGAACGACCAGGACGACATAGCGTGTGGATTTTCGAACCTGGCGACAGTGACGGAGAAGGATCCGTCGACGAGAACTTGCAGGTTTGAGATCATGATTGTGGTAGATTCGGGCATGCCAGGGAAGTTGCAGGGAGTGAGGGATTGTGGGGTAGCCTTGCTGCTGGCGGTGTTCGTTTCAGTGGTTTGGCAATTGGTGtgacattgttttttttttttttgtatcctGAAACAGAAGCCTCCAATTTGCTTCCATGCTCACGGGCGAACTTTTTAGTAGACGTCTGAATCTTGCGTTTTTTCTGAGTGTTGGGAACAAATCTTGCTAGTATTTCTTCGTCGAATCTAGAGAacagaagaaaaactaaaaggaaaaaaaaaacatgccTGATGATGATGAACTGATATGGAAGTTAGATGAACCGGAAGGAGGAGGATATATAAATAATTACACAGcaaagttttaaaagagtttcaCGGTCAAACTCAAAATCAAATAGAGAAAAAAATTCCGTTGCCGGGACTCGAACCCGGGTCTCTCGGGTGAGAGCCGAGTATCCTAACCAACTAGACTACAACGGATTGCAAATGACTgatgataatattatattatatttttattttttaatcactcCAAGCTAAACAACCCTATGCCACTTCTTCAGACCCGCATTAGAAGTTCGCAAAACAAAGATAAAAAGGAAAACGTTTCCCAATACGCTCCATCCTTGGAATCTCACAAGTCCATTTTGAAAGTCATCATGTTTAAGAACTTCACTCGATAACTCATTAACTAGATTGTGTTTTATAGAACATATCTAGTTGTGCAATGGTAATAGATAGAATGGACTTCCTCATCCAAGACCTATTTcacttgaaaattttgaaatacttATAATGTTAGACTATCTGTATTTTACTAGTCGATAGAAAATTCTCATTAAATTAGATTACTGATCTTCAGAATTAATCAGATCTTAAAAGTTAAAAACTTGGATTAAACAAAAAATCTAGTTGCATTTCAGAATATTTCCTGtttcttgaaaaaaaaagaaacaggATACTGATTACCTAATGCTTTATGACAAGTTATTTAATAATATCATTTAAGGATCTCTTGGCCTGTTGTTACTGGTAACGAATGGATGTTATTCATTTCCAAAGGCTAAAATTTATGAAAAGAAATTCCAATATTGAGTATCAAACTAGATCTTTTATGAGAGCCTTGATCATTTACCAactcaacaataaacctaacaaaacaTTTCATTAAAAGGTATGAAGAATAGTAGTTGTGTGTCTTGCTTCATCTTCAGTGTAGCTTTGCAATTCCTATTTTCATCAGTCACACTGACCACAATAAAACACCCGATCGGATAACCCAAAGCTAATCCAATCCAAACCGAAAGCAAAGATTATTTGGAAGCTAAGCACCGTTGCTTATAAACATAGCTGGCAGAATTATCGGAGAAGATACGGACGAAGAAAATATTAAGCACAGTCTATGGACCACTCTAAGGAGTTTATTACTTGGAGAACTCGAAACACTATATGAAAAACTGCAGACTTGTGTAACAATACATTAGTTAAACTTTAGAAAGGCGAGTCGGAAGTTTGAGACATGGAACCATAAACTCCTTTACTATAAATCCTCGAGAAGATTCAAAATAGACTTTGaagaacaaaaagaaaacaatacATGAGCTAGATTAACTTGCTCGTAGATATCGAAACCCTTGATATTATGAACATACTCCAGATATCATAAAGCAAACAAAGGGGTACCATCCAGATATATTAGTTACTAGAGGATCTCAGAAACAATTCAACACAACGCAACAGAACTGAACTAAACAAAGGTTCTCACGAAACATTAACCAGTCGAACCGACAAGCACGTACGATAACTGGACCAGGCTAGATATGTAAATATTTTTCATGAAAGACCAATACAAGCCAAGATACCAGATGCAAACTTGCAAAAATGTTAACCTTACTATATCCTCGACTTAGATCAAGAGGGTGGAGAAACTCATATGGATGGCCGCAACTATAGGACACGACTGACCATAGACAATCAAGTGTGCGACGCTGACGAAGACTTCGAACCTTCTCGACCCACATAATAGTCCTAGGACTCACTGTAACAACCACATGACAAATTAACGGATGCAAGAGATAGTGAAACAAGAAGTTAATAGAATATATTGCTCCACAAATATTGATTTCTTGTAAGAGAATACAAGAGAATATTTCCTGTATTTCTGATATGCAAGAATTGTCACACAAGGTGAACATAAGAGACAAGTACACGTATTTACAACAACGAACCTGATCATCCTCATTGGATGACGGCCCTGGAGAATGTGATTCTGATGGCTTTTCTGCACCACAATTTTGTCGGTTACACTTGGTTCGGAATGGATAGTTTATATTGTTGCACTTTTCACACTTCCAACTTCCCTCTGGCATTTTTGGTTCTGCAATGAGAACCAAAAAAGGATCAGAAATATGTCACACGTGGAAGGCCCAAATAAAATGTACATAGATAAAAGGATTAGTCAAAGGCATGACTGAAGAAGTTCCTATTGCTATTCTGTTTTGACTACAATGAGATATTAAACATGGAAACATTTTGTTTagggttttaattttgtttacaaTGTGATCGAAATGAACAACAGGAAGGCAACGCTGAAATAAGAGCACAGAGATCAAACTTACTTGAACCTTTTGAATTTTCTGATTTGAAACCCTGGATGAAATTGTAAAAAGGAGAAAACCAGAGAGATCAGTAAATGATCATAAATAAATATCAGATTTCATCATAAAGCAAGAAGAGAGTATTCAAAAGTAGGAAAAAGAAAGTAAAGTGGAGTTTGAAATGGAATCAAACAATGAACTTCTCCGGCAGAAAACACTAGTAAATCCTATGACCGTTACACAGAAAAGAGTTTGAAGTGTATTGTTTTACTTCAACCAATTAAATGAACAACCACAATGAAGATATCTGATTATACTCTACAGATTTTATATATACAGTCCAAAACAATgcagttaaattgatattttatgaTTTTGTTAGATCTAGAAAGTACGATTATGGATGTATGGTTTTTGGTATGATTGTGATAGTAATGTACAAAAGGTATGATGGTCATGGTACCGTCTCATTAAATGTTGTATGTCCTTTTTCTAAGACCAAGCCAACCAATTAGTTTATTTAGGATAGAAAAATTAGCAGATATATTATTTTGACGCCAGTAATATAAGAGCACACATGGTTGACTGGTTAATCAATTTCATCCATTTAAATTGACATAATAAAAATCAAAAGTGCAACATTCCACTTTCATATATGTAGCTGAATACCAGTCAATTGACCATGTGCATCTCCAAGTTTTATCATAGTCCAGATAAAAAATAGCTACTCCCAAC is drawn from Zingiber officinale cultivar Zhangliang chromosome 1B, Zo_v1.1, whole genome shotgun sequence and contains these coding sequences:
- the LOC121971992 gene encoding glucan endo-1,3-beta-glucosidase 6-like produces the protein MAAASSVAPQSSPLHLCERLLLFLVCFGRNPNPRFRESMEGLSLIFRVFSWLCLVASVGGIGANWGTQTSHPLPPSTVVRLLRDNGFQKVKLFDADAGTMDALGKSGLEVMVGIPNDMLAVLASSSKAAQNWVSSNVSAYINDGVNIRYVAVGNEPFLETYNGSFLQTTFPALQNIQSALMKAGVGSQVKVTVPLNADVYGSPSGRPSDGDFRSDIHDLMLAIIKLLSDNAGPFTVNIYPFISLYRDPNFPIDYAFFDGNSSPVVDGTISYTNMFDANHDTLIWALKKNGYGNLPVVVGEIGWPTDGDMNANPQNAQRFNQGFMNHISMGQGTPMRPGPIDAYLFSLVDEDEKSIQPGNFERHWGVFTYDGLPKYQLNLGTTKTGSLIQAQNIQYLDKKWCILKPAVAPDDSRIAPSISYACSQADCTALGYKTSCGDLDEQGNISYAFNNYYQKNDQDDIACGFSNLATVTEKDPSTRTCRFEIMIVVDSGMPGKLQGVRDCGVALLLAVFVSVVWQLV